The following coding sequences lie in one Prochlorococcus marinus XMU1419 genomic window:
- a CDS encoding magnesium chelatase subunit H, with product MFTQVRSANRRVSPVEDNKHKVVIKAVYVVLEPQYQNSLTEAAKSINEMNGPIGIDLSGYLIEELRNESNFEDFKEDIANADIFVASLIFIEDLAQKVVDAVSPHKDKLKASIIFPSMPEVMRLNKLGSFSMAQLGQSKSIIGDFIKKKKESDGASFQDSMLKLLNTLPSILKYLPVEKAQDARTFILSFQYWLGGTTENLKNFLLMISEKYAVSENIKDQIEEFKIQDPETFPDLGIWHPLAPCMFESLKEYQNWENNRKDINPKDNKTPTIGLVLQRSHIVTGDDAHYVAVIQELEYRGARVLPIFCGGLDFSKPVNEFYYDSINKDQPIVDGVVSLTGFALVGGPARQDHPKAIEALKRLNRPYMVALPLVFQTTQEWEDSDLGLHPVQVALQIAIPELDGAIEPIILSGRDDATGKAHTLQDRVDVIAERAIKWSTLRVKQRKDKKLAITVFSFPPDKGNVGTAAYLNVFGSIYRVLLEMKSKGYQIDELPNNSKELMEKVINNPEAMDGSPELNIAHKMSVKEYEEFTPYSQRLEENWGKPPGNLNSDGQNLLIYGKHFGNVFIGVQPTFGYEGDPMRLLYSRSASPHHGFAAYYTYVEKIWGADAVLHFGTHGSLEFMPGKQMGMSETCYPDSLIGSLPNLYYYAANNPSEATIAKRRGYASTISYLTPPAENAGLYKGLKELSELVGSYQQLRENSRGIQIVNAIVETSKQCNLDKDVELPSKDVEELSLDERDLFVGNVYKQLMEIESRLLPCGLHTIGEAPTAEEAVATLVNIASLEREQEDLRSLPGLLAESMGLTIEQIYDGNNKGELKFVELNEKIIKTARESIFAMVNSLKIVDGRVYLEKSLLSKLFDLLKIFGLNLPTPWLRVCRSNGFNEVNQKDLNKLFDYLLFCLEQVCADKEMDSLIKALDGNYVLPGPGGDPIRNPGVLPSGKNIHALDPQSIPTTAAVAAAKSVVDKLIARQKEEQGTWPETIACVLWGTDNIKTYGESLAQILWFVGVKPKPDSVGRINKLELIPLEELGRPRIDVVVNCSGVFRDLFINQMALIDQAVKLAAEADEPLEFNFVRKHSLEQAEKEGTSIREASARVFSNASGSYSSNVNLAVENSTWEEENELQEMYLSRKTYAFNADNPGEMNQKREVFESVMKTADVTFQNLDSSEISLTDVSHYFDSDPTKLIKTLRDDGKEPNSYIADTTTSNAQVRTLGETIRLDSRTKLLNPKWYEGMLKSGYEGVRELSNRLNYTLGWSATSGQVDNFVYEETNETFINDEEMRKRLMDLNPNSFRRIVGTLLEVNGRGYWETSDENIEQLKELYQEVEDKIEGVKE from the coding sequence ATGTTTACGCAGGTCCGCTCAGCAAACCGCAGAGTATCTCCTGTTGAGGATAACAAACACAAAGTTGTAATAAAAGCAGTTTATGTTGTCCTTGAGCCACAATACCAAAATTCCTTAACCGAAGCTGCAAAGTCAATTAACGAGATGAATGGGCCAATAGGTATAGACCTTAGTGGCTATCTTATCGAAGAACTTAGGAATGAAAGTAATTTTGAAGATTTTAAAGAAGATATAGCTAATGCAGATATATTCGTTGCTTCCCTAATTTTCATTGAAGATCTTGCTCAAAAAGTAGTTGATGCAGTATCTCCACATAAAGATAAACTTAAAGCCTCAATTATTTTTCCCTCTATGCCAGAGGTAATGAGATTAAACAAGTTAGGTTCATTTAGCATGGCCCAACTTGGCCAATCTAAAAGTATTATTGGAGATTTTATAAAAAAGAAAAAAGAATCTGATGGAGCAAGCTTCCAAGATTCAATGTTGAAGTTATTAAATACACTACCTTCAATACTTAAATACCTACCAGTAGAAAAAGCTCAAGATGCTAGAACATTTATTCTGAGTTTTCAATATTGGTTAGGTGGTACTACTGAGAACTTAAAAAACTTCTTGTTAATGATTTCTGAGAAGTATGCAGTTTCAGAGAACATAAAAGATCAAATTGAAGAGTTCAAAATTCAAGACCCTGAAACATTCCCAGATTTGGGAATTTGGCATCCTCTTGCGCCGTGTATGTTTGAAAGTCTTAAAGAATATCAAAATTGGGAGAATAACAGGAAAGATATAAATCCTAAAGATAATAAAACTCCAACTATAGGTTTAGTGCTTCAAAGAAGTCATATAGTTACAGGAGATGATGCTCATTATGTTGCAGTAATTCAAGAATTGGAATATAGAGGTGCGAGAGTACTTCCTATCTTCTGTGGGGGTTTGGATTTTTCTAAACCAGTCAATGAATTTTATTATGATTCAATAAATAAAGATCAACCTATAGTAGATGGAGTTGTATCTTTAACTGGTTTTGCACTTGTTGGTGGCCCAGCAAGGCAAGATCATCCTAAAGCTATTGAAGCCCTAAAAAGGCTAAACAGACCTTATATGGTTGCACTTCCTTTGGTATTTCAAACCACACAAGAATGGGAAGATAGTGATTTAGGGTTACACCCCGTTCAAGTAGCACTTCAGATTGCAATTCCAGAACTTGATGGTGCAATTGAACCTATCATTCTCTCAGGTCGTGATGATGCCACAGGTAAGGCTCATACACTACAAGATAGAGTAGATGTAATTGCTGAAAGAGCAATAAAATGGTCCACTTTAAGAGTAAAACAAAGAAAAGACAAAAAATTAGCTATTACAGTATTTAGTTTTCCTCCAGACAAAGGAAATGTTGGAACAGCAGCATACTTAAACGTTTTTGGCTCAATTTACAGAGTGCTACTCGAAATGAAGTCAAAAGGTTATCAAATAGACGAACTTCCAAATAATTCAAAAGAATTAATGGAAAAAGTAATTAACAACCCAGAAGCAATGGATGGCTCTCCGGAGTTAAATATTGCTCATAAAATGTCAGTAAAAGAATACGAAGAATTCACACCATATTCACAAAGACTTGAAGAGAATTGGGGTAAACCTCCTGGGAACCTTAATAGTGACGGACAGAATCTTCTTATATACGGAAAACATTTTGGAAATGTTTTTATAGGGGTTCAACCTACATTTGGCTATGAAGGTGATCCGATGAGATTACTCTATTCAAGAAGTGCTAGTCCTCATCATGGTTTTGCTGCTTACTACACTTATGTAGAAAAAATCTGGGGTGCTGATGCGGTTCTTCATTTTGGTACTCACGGCTCACTGGAATTTATGCCTGGGAAACAGATGGGCATGAGTGAAACATGCTACCCTGATTCCCTTATTGGATCATTGCCTAATTTGTATTATTACGCTGCGAATAATCCATCTGAAGCAACAATTGCTAAGAGAAGAGGATACGCTTCAACCATAAGCTATTTAACTCCTCCTGCAGAAAATGCAGGACTCTACAAAGGGCTTAAAGAACTAAGTGAACTCGTTGGTTCTTATCAACAATTAAGAGAAAATAGTAGGGGTATTCAAATTGTTAATGCAATAGTTGAGACCTCTAAACAATGCAACCTTGACAAGGATGTAGAGCTTCCTTCAAAAGACGTAGAAGAACTTTCATTAGACGAAAGAGATTTATTTGTTGGCAATGTTTATAAACAGTTGATGGAAATTGAAAGTAGATTATTACCTTGCGGTCTTCATACTATTGGAGAAGCTCCAACAGCAGAAGAAGCTGTTGCAACACTTGTAAATATTGCATCTTTAGAGAGAGAACAAGAGGACTTAAGATCTCTTCCTGGATTACTTGCAGAATCCATGGGTCTAACTATTGAACAAATTTATGATGGTAATAATAAAGGTGAACTTAAATTTGTAGAGTTAAATGAAAAAATCATAAAGACAGCGAGAGAGTCTATTTTTGCGATGGTCAACTCTTTAAAAATTGTTGATGGCAGAGTTTATCTAGAAAAATCACTTCTTTCCAAACTTTTTGACTTACTTAAAATTTTTGGCCTGAATTTGCCTACCCCTTGGCTAAGAGTCTGCAGATCAAATGGGTTTAATGAAGTTAATCAGAAGGATTTAAATAAATTATTTGATTACTTACTTTTCTGTCTTGAACAGGTTTGCGCAGACAAAGAAATGGATAGCCTTATTAAAGCACTAGATGGGAATTATGTTTTACCTGGACCAGGTGGAGATCCTATAAGAAATCCAGGCGTTTTGCCCAGTGGTAAAAATATCCATGCACTTGATCCTCAATCAATCCCAACTACAGCTGCAGTAGCTGCAGCAAAGTCTGTGGTTGACAAATTAATTGCAAGACAAAAGGAAGAGCAAGGGACTTGGCCTGAAACAATAGCTTGTGTTTTATGGGGTACTGATAACATCAAAACTTATGGAGAATCACTGGCTCAAATTTTATGGTTTGTTGGGGTAAAACCAAAACCTGATTCTGTTGGCAGAATCAACAAACTAGAATTAATTCCTTTAGAAGAATTAGGTAGGCCAAGAATAGACGTAGTGGTTAACTGTTCAGGGGTATTTAGAGATCTATTTATCAATCAAATGGCATTAATAGATCAGGCAGTCAAATTAGCTGCAGAGGCTGATGAACCATTGGAATTTAATTTTGTAAGGAAACATTCACTAGAACAAGCAGAAAAAGAAGGCACCTCTATCAGAGAAGCTTCAGCGAGAGTTTTCTCTAATGCAAGTGGAAGCTACAGTTCAAATGTTAATTTAGCCGTAGAAAATTCAACTTGGGAAGAAGAAAATGAACTACAAGAAATGTATTTATCACGTAAAACATATGCTTTTAATGCTGATAATCCAGGTGAGATGAACCAAAAAAGAGAGGTATTTGAATCAGTAATGAAAACAGCAGATGTTACATTTCAAAACCTTGATTCCTCAGAGATTTCATTAACAGATGTAAGTCATTATTTTGATTCAGATCCAACAAAATTGATTAAGACATTAAGAGATGATGGAAAAGAACCTAATAGCTATATAGCGGACACTACAACTTCTAATGCTCAAGTCAGAACACTTGGAGAAACTATCAGATTAGACTCAAGAACAAAACTTTTAAATCCTAAGTGGTATGAAGGTATGCTCAAATCCGGTTATGAAGGAGTTAGAGAACTTTCTAACAGACTTAATTACACTCTTGGTTGGAGTGCTACAAGTGGCCAAGTAGATAATTTTGTATATGAAGAAACTAATGAAACATTTATAAATGACGAAGAGATGAGGAAAAGATTAATGGATCTTAATCCTAATAGTTTCAGAAGAATTGTTGGAACTTTGCTAGAAGTAAATGGTAGGGGATATTGGGAAACTTCAGATGAAAATATAGAACAGTTGAAAGAACTATACCAAGAGGTAGAGGATAAAATCGAAGGAGTTAAAGAATAA
- the folP gene encoding dihydropteroate synthase has product MQIINNKNPWPEGWGQKTSIMGVINLTPDSFSDGGDLNSSKKVLNQVKNFLYNGVDIIDLGAQSTRPGAQEVGSNEEIKRLIPYLKLIKSEYPEILISIDTFHSDVAHEALINGANWINDVTGGRRDKEILDVVAKFNCPFVITHSRGNSKNMNDLSKYDNLLSEVKCSLDKLIKNALEKNISERNIIVDPGIGFSKDIIHNLEILRNLDVFKKWNLPILIGASRKRFIGEILNEKNPKERDIGTLAISCLCSQYNIDIVRVHNVKLNYQILKVADKIYRK; this is encoded by the coding sequence TTGCAAATTATCAATAATAAAAACCCATGGCCAGAAGGCTGGGGCCAAAAAACTTCAATTATGGGTGTTATTAATTTAACACCTGATTCATTTAGTGATGGAGGCGATTTAAATTCTTCAAAGAAAGTACTAAATCAAGTTAAAAATTTCTTATATAATGGAGTTGATATTATTGATCTCGGAGCTCAGAGTACTAGGCCTGGGGCCCAGGAAGTTGGATCTAATGAAGAAATTAAAAGGTTGATTCCTTATTTGAAATTAATAAAATCTGAATACCCTGAGATCTTAATTTCTATTGATACATTTCATTCTGACGTTGCTCACGAAGCTCTTATAAATGGTGCAAATTGGATTAATGATGTTACGGGAGGAAGAAGAGATAAGGAGATTTTAGATGTTGTTGCAAAATTTAACTGCCCTTTTGTAATAACTCATAGTCGTGGAAATAGTAAAAATATGAATGATCTTTCAAAATACGATAATTTATTGAGTGAAGTTAAGTGCTCGCTTGATAAGTTGATAAAGAATGCTTTAGAAAAAAATATATCTGAAAGAAATATAATAGTGGATCCTGGAATTGGTTTTTCAAAGGATATCATTCATAATTTGGAAATTTTGAGAAACTTAGATGTATTTAAAAAATGGAATTTACCAATTTTGATTGGTGCATCAAGAAAAAGATTTATAGGCGAAATTTTGAATGAGAAAAATCCAAAAGAAAGGGATATAGGAACACTTGCAATAAGTTGTCTTTGTTCTCAATACAATATTGATATTGTAAGAGTTCACAACGTAAAACTAAATTATCAAATTCTGAAAGTAGCTGATAAGATCTACCGAAAATAA
- the tpiA gene encoding triose-phosphate isomerase, with protein sequence MRKSVIAGNWKMNMTCAESKSYLEEFLPLIKSIKNDRKVVIAPPFTAISTFSNHTNFDYLDISSQNIHWEDEGAFTAEISPKMLLEHRVSYAIVGHSEPRKYFSESDEQINKRAVFAQSNGLTPIVCVGETLEQRERGEADRVITRQVEQGLENTDPANLIVAYEPIWAIGTGKTCEAKDANKICSLIRKLIGFEDVIIQYGGSVKPNNIDEIMSMSDIDGVLVGGASLDPKSFARIANYQ encoded by the coding sequence TTGAGAAAATCTGTAATTGCCGGTAATTGGAAAATGAATATGACTTGTGCTGAGTCTAAATCCTATTTAGAGGAGTTTTTACCCTTAATAAAAAGTATTAAGAATGATCGTAAAGTAGTTATTGCTCCCCCATTTACTGCTATTTCAACCTTTTCTAATCACACTAATTTTGATTATTTAGATATTTCAAGTCAAAATATTCATTGGGAAGATGAAGGAGCATTTACAGCCGAAATATCACCTAAAATGCTTCTTGAACATAGAGTCTCATATGCAATAGTCGGTCACAGTGAACCAAGGAAATACTTTAGTGAAAGTGATGAACAAATTAATAAAAGAGCAGTTTTTGCTCAATCCAATGGACTCACTCCAATAGTTTGTGTAGGTGAAACATTGGAACAAAGAGAGAGAGGTGAAGCTGATAGAGTTATTACTAGACAGGTTGAACAGGGACTAGAAAATACAGATCCAGCTAATCTCATAGTCGCCTATGAGCCAATTTGGGCTATTGGGACTGGTAAAACATGTGAAGCTAAAGACGCAAATAAGATATGTTCTTTGATTAGAAAATTAATAGGTTTTGAAGATGTGATTATTCAATATGGAGGATCAGTTAAACCTAATAATATTGACGAAATTATGTCAATGAGCGATATAGATGGAGTTTTGGTTGGAGGAGCTTCATTAGATCCTAAGAGTTTTGCAAGAATTGCAAATTATCAATAA
- a CDS encoding RNA-binding S4 domain-containing protein, whose translation MKLDQFLKWQNLVSSGGEAKLFIKSGSVKVNGEIETRRGRKLNRGDKVMFLKNELIFE comes from the coding sequence ATGAAATTAGATCAATTCTTAAAATGGCAAAATTTGGTCTCTTCTGGCGGAGAGGCTAAATTATTCATTAAATCAGGTTCAGTTAAAGTAAATGGTGAAATTGAAACTAGAAGAGGGAGGAAACTAAATAGAGGAGATAAAGTTATGTTTCTAAAAAATGAATTAATTTTTGAATAG
- a CDS encoding ABC transporter ATP-binding protein: MLIYVGCWPLLAYLAGNLIPAIGTGDLVRVFNIIVKSLLIFLIQKTAQFGQDVFIAKPSLEISEIMRGNLFSKIQKINLNSIEKISAGDITYRLTEDADRVSEVIYKTAQDTIPCTLQLLAVIIYMIYLDWSLTLSTFVLAPMIILSVNSFGRRVLLASEKSQESTSDLAGLIGESINGMSTIRAFAAENWIENRFQKRLGANKKAKYKTLKLLAFQHPIVGFLEAFGILAVLGLGAARINLGLLTSQEFSSFFAAILMLIDPISHVSTNFNDYKQAEASIKRLKNINQAPIEDNKKNLTRILNIEGEICFKKVNFEYKKDNNVLKDINLEIKKGEVTAFVGASGAGKSTMMALILKFITPNNGDIYIDGKNLKSLNTKDIRNNIALVQQQPFLFSGKIIDVIRMGRKFSKEEVIESAKKANAHNFIRTLPDKYETRITERGSNFSGGQIQRLAIARAILGNPSILLLDEATSALDAESESEVQEGLNRAMKGRTVIVIAHRLATTQEADKIIVFDKGKIVEIGKHLDLLNKKGIYKELCEKQLIKSI, from the coding sequence ATGCTTATCTATGTAGGTTGTTGGCCTTTATTAGCTTATTTAGCGGGAAACTTAATTCCGGCAATTGGAACTGGCGACCTTGTAAGAGTTTTTAACATAATAGTTAAGTCTTTATTAATATTTTTGATACAAAAAACTGCCCAATTTGGACAAGATGTTTTTATTGCGAAACCATCCCTGGAAATTAGTGAAATAATGAGAGGAAATTTATTTAGTAAAATACAAAAAATAAATTTGAATTCTATTGAAAAGATTTCCGCCGGAGACATAACATATAGACTTACGGAAGACGCAGATAGAGTAAGCGAAGTTATTTATAAAACAGCTCAGGATACTATTCCATGTACCTTACAATTATTAGCCGTAATAATTTATATGATTTATTTAGATTGGTCACTGACATTATCAACTTTTGTATTAGCACCAATGATTATTCTTTCTGTTAATAGTTTTGGAAGAAGAGTTTTATTAGCATCTGAGAAGAGTCAAGAATCAACTAGTGACCTAGCAGGATTAATTGGTGAATCAATTAATGGGATGTCAACAATAAGAGCTTTTGCCGCCGAAAACTGGATTGAGAACAGATTTCAAAAGAGATTAGGTGCAAATAAAAAAGCAAAATATAAAACATTAAAATTACTTGCATTTCAGCATCCGATTGTTGGCTTTTTAGAAGCATTTGGAATACTAGCAGTATTAGGTTTAGGAGCAGCAAGAATTAACCTAGGCCTTCTAACGAGTCAAGAATTTAGCAGTTTTTTCGCTGCAATATTAATGCTTATTGATCCAATAAGCCATGTAAGTACAAATTTTAATGATTACAAACAAGCAGAAGCATCTATAAAAAGGTTGAAAAACATAAATCAAGCACCTATCGAAGACAACAAAAAAAATTTAACAAGGATATTAAATATTGAAGGTGAAATCTGTTTCAAAAAAGTAAATTTTGAATACAAAAAAGATAATAATGTTCTTAAAGATATAAATCTAGAAATCAAAAAAGGAGAAGTTACAGCTTTCGTGGGAGCTTCAGGTGCTGGGAAAAGCACGATGATGGCATTAATATTAAAATTTATAACGCCAAATAATGGAGATATTTATATTGATGGTAAAAATCTAAAATCATTAAATACAAAAGACATAAGAAATAATATTGCACTTGTTCAACAACAGCCTTTTTTATTTTCAGGGAAAATTATTGATGTAATAAGGATGGGTAGAAAATTTTCAAAAGAAGAAGTTATAGAGTCAGCAAAAAAGGCAAATGCTCACAACTTTATTAGAACCCTACCAGATAAATATGAGACAAGGATTACTGAAAGAGGATCAAATTTCTCAGGAGGTCAGATTCAACGGTTAGCAATTGCAAGAGCAATTCTAGGAAATCCATCAATTCTTCTTTTAGATGAGGCAACAAGTGCATTAGATGCAGAATCAGAATCAGAGGTACAAGAAGGTCTTAATAGAGCCATGAAGGGTAGAACTGTAATTGTAATTGCTCATAGATTAGCCACTACTCAAGAAGCGGATAAAATTATTGTCTTTGATAAGGGTAAAATTGTTGAGATTGGGAAACATCTTGATTTACTTAATAAAAAAGGAATTTATAAAGAATTATGTGAAAAACAATTAATTAAAAGCATATAA
- the carB gene encoding carbamoyl-phosphate synthase large subunit — MPQRGDLKRILILGSGPIVIGQACEFDYSGTQACKALRKAGYEIILINSNPASIMTDPEIANKTYIEPLTPEIVSQIILREKPDAILPTMGGQTALNLAVKLSESDFLKKNNVELIGANLEAINKAEDRKLFKESMEKINVNVCPSGIASDLTEAKDVLKKIDSYPLIIRPAFTLGGVGGGIAYNLEEFVEFCKTGLDESPSNQILIEKSLIGWKEFELEVMRDTADNVVIVCSIENLDPMGVHTGDSITVAPAQTLTDKEYQRLRDLSLKIIREVGVETGGSNIQFAINPSNGEVIVIEMNPRVSRSSALASKATGFPIAKIAALLSVGYTLDEIINDITKKTPACFEPSIDYVVTKIPRFAFEKFKGSSNTLSTSMKSVGESMAIGRSFEESFQKALRSLELDICGWECDSLDPINNENDLKNSLRTPTSERILILKKAMELGKTNSYIQEITNIDLWFIEKLHNIFDFEQNFLKDKELYDLDRDLMLHAKQLGFSDQQIANLTHSEFFEVRKYRKDLNIIPIYKTVDTCSAEFSSSTPYHYSTYEDYFINLKSQVFESEISTNNKSKKIMILGGGPNRIGQGIEFDYCCCHASYQASTNGYKTIMVNSNPETVSTDYDTSDILYFEPVTLEDVLNILEAENPDGLIVQFGGQTPLKLSMPLFDWLKSSDGARTGSKILGTSPISINLAEDREEFTKILEELNIRQPLNGLARTKEEAQIVAKNIGFPLVVRPSYVLGGRAMEIVKNENELSRYISEAVKVSPDHPILLDQYLNNAIEIDVDALCDLEGSVVIAGLMEHVEPAGIHSGDSACCLPSISLSSSTLETVRNWTKLIAKRLNVVGLINLQFAVTNLNNNEDQVFILEANPRASRTVPFVSKAIGKPVAKLATQLMQGLTLENINFTKEYYPKYQAVKEAVLPFKRFPGSDTLLGPEMRSTGEVMGLAKDFGIAYAKSELAAGNGVPSEGVAFLSTNNLDKKYLEEISKELLILGFKLVATKGTASYLLDLGIQVEEVLKVHEGRPNIEDLIRSGLIQLIINTPIGSQALHDDAYLRRAAIEYNIPTFTTIPGAKAALKAIKSLRSNKIDTYSLQEIHNY, encoded by the coding sequence ATGCCTCAAAGAGGTGATCTTAAAAGAATTCTTATTCTAGGTTCAGGCCCGATCGTTATAGGTCAAGCTTGTGAATTTGATTACTCTGGTACTCAAGCCTGTAAAGCTTTAAGAAAAGCTGGTTATGAAATTATTTTAATAAATTCAAATCCGGCATCAATAATGACTGATCCTGAGATAGCAAATAAAACATATATAGAACCATTAACTCCTGAAATAGTTTCTCAGATCATTTTAAGAGAAAAACCTGATGCAATTCTTCCCACCATGGGTGGTCAAACTGCTTTGAATCTTGCAGTTAAATTATCTGAGTCAGATTTTTTAAAAAAAAATAATGTTGAATTAATTGGAGCTAATTTAGAAGCTATTAATAAAGCTGAAGATAGAAAACTGTTTAAAGAATCGATGGAAAAAATAAATGTAAATGTATGCCCTTCTGGAATAGCTTCAGATCTAACTGAGGCAAAAGATGTATTAAAAAAAATCGATTCCTACCCTCTTATAATAAGACCTGCATTTACTCTAGGTGGTGTAGGAGGTGGAATTGCATATAACCTTGAGGAATTTGTTGAATTCTGTAAAACAGGATTGGATGAAAGTCCAAGTAACCAAATATTAATCGAAAAATCACTTATTGGATGGAAAGAGTTTGAATTAGAGGTAATGAGGGATACTGCAGATAACGTAGTAATAGTTTGCAGTATTGAGAATTTAGATCCAATGGGTGTGCACACTGGAGATTCTATTACTGTAGCTCCCGCACAGACTTTAACTGATAAAGAATATCAAAGACTTAGAGATTTATCATTGAAAATAATTAGAGAGGTTGGTGTTGAGACTGGGGGGAGTAATATCCAGTTCGCAATAAATCCCTCTAATGGAGAGGTAATTGTCATCGAAATGAATCCACGTGTGAGTAGATCCTCTGCTTTGGCAAGTAAAGCTACTGGATTCCCCATAGCTAAAATTGCAGCTTTATTATCTGTTGGCTATACACTTGATGAAATTATTAATGACATTACAAAAAAAACACCTGCTTGTTTTGAACCTTCAATCGATTATGTCGTTACAAAAATTCCGAGATTTGCATTCGAAAAGTTTAAAGGCTCGTCAAATACTTTAAGTACATCTATGAAATCAGTTGGTGAGTCAATGGCAATTGGTCGCTCTTTTGAAGAATCATTTCAAAAAGCGTTAAGGTCCTTAGAACTAGATATTTGTGGATGGGAATGTGATTCACTTGATCCAATTAATAACGAGAATGACTTAAAGAATAGCTTAAGAACTCCTACATCTGAAAGGATTCTCATATTAAAAAAAGCTATGGAACTTGGAAAAACCAATTCTTATATTCAAGAAATTACGAATATTGATTTATGGTTTATCGAAAAATTACACAATATTTTTGATTTTGAACAAAACTTTTTGAAAGATAAAGAACTTTATGATCTAGATAGAGATTTGATGTTACATGCTAAACAATTAGGCTTTTCAGATCAACAGATTGCAAATTTGACTCATTCTGAGTTCTTTGAAGTAAGAAAATATAGAAAAGATTTGAACATAATCCCAATTTATAAAACTGTTGATACTTGTTCAGCAGAATTCTCATCATCTACTCCCTATCATTACTCAACATACGAGGATTATTTTATTAATTTAAAATCTCAAGTTTTTGAAAGCGAGATTTCAACAAATAATAAATCAAAAAAAATTATGATTCTTGGTGGGGGTCCAAACAGAATTGGTCAGGGAATTGAATTTGATTACTGTTGTTGCCATGCTTCATATCAGGCTTCCACCAATGGTTATAAAACAATTATGGTTAATAGTAACCCTGAGACTGTATCAACAGATTACGATACTAGTGATATTTTATATTTTGAACCTGTAACTTTGGAGGATGTACTAAATATATTAGAAGCTGAAAATCCTGATGGTTTGATTGTTCAATTTGGAGGCCAAACTCCCTTGAAATTATCAATGCCCTTATTTGATTGGCTTAAATCAAGTGATGGTGCCAGAACTGGATCAAAAATACTTGGTACTTCACCAATTTCAATAAATCTAGCAGAAGATAGAGAGGAATTTACAAAAATACTTGAAGAATTAAATATCAGGCAACCTTTAAACGGATTAGCTCGCACTAAAGAAGAGGCGCAAATTGTAGCAAAAAATATAGGTTTTCCTCTAGTTGTAAGACCCTCTTATGTTCTGGGAGGAAGGGCAATGGAAATTGTTAAGAATGAGAATGAACTATCAAGATATATCTCTGAGGCAGTGAAGGTATCACCTGATCATCCAATACTTCTCGATCAATATTTGAATAATGCAATTGAGATAGATGTTGATGCTTTATGTGATTTAGAAGGTTCGGTTGTAATTGCTGGACTAATGGAGCATGTTGAACCTGCAGGAATACATTCTGGTGATTCTGCATGCTGTTTACCATCAATATCTCTTTCATCTTCCACTTTAGAAACCGTTAGGAATTGGACCAAATTAATAGCAAAAAGACTAAATGTTGTTGGCTTAATTAATTTGCAATTTGCGGTAACTAATTTAAATAACAATGAAGATCAAGTATTTATTCTTGAAGCTAATCCAAGAGCTTCAAGGACAGTCCCATTTGTTTCAAAAGCTATAGGTAAACCAGTAGCTAAACTAGCTACCCAATTAATGCAGGGACTTACATTAGAAAATATTAATTTTACTAAAGAATATTATCCAAAGTATCAGGCAGTAAAGGAAGCTGTTTTGCCTTTCAAAAGATTTCCAGGATCCGATACACTTCTTGGTCCAGAAATGCGATCTACTGGAGAAGTAATGGGTTTAGCAAAAGATTTTGGAATTGCTTATGCAAAGTCAGAATTGGCAGCAGGAAATGGAGTCCCTTCTGAAGGCGTAGCTTTTTTGTCTACTAATAATTTGGATAAAAAATATCTTGAAGAAATTTCTAAGGAATTGTTGATTTTAGGGTTTAAATTAGTTGCAACAAAGGGTACAGCATCATACTTACTTGATCTAGGTATTCAAGTTGAAGAAGTCCTAAAAGTACATGAAGGTAGACCAAATATTGAAGATTTAATACGCTCTGGACTTATTCAATTAATAATTAATACTCCAATTGGTTCTCAGGCTCTGCATGACGATGCATATTTAAGAAGGGCTGCAATAGAATATAATATTCCGACTTTTACAACAATTCCAGGAGCCAAGGCAGCTTTAAAAGCAATTAAATCTCTTCGAAGTAATAAAATCGATACTTACTCTCTACAAGAAATTCATAATTATTAA